The genomic segment ATGAATCGCGATCCTTAGGAGGGAAAAATTCAAGTGACAAAAAAGGTTTATTTTCTTTAATCAAATCAACAATTTTCATATATATCTCCTAGGTTGCCTCCGGCGGACTAAGTGTAAAAACACTTTGGTTTTACATAAAAATTCGGGAACTGACAGATTCCAAATGAATTTCAACGTCTTCAGATAAATCCACAGGGGCTTAATTTTATTATTAAAAAAACAAAATATTATTTTTAAATACTTAGAAAACCGTCACCCTGATACAGATATTACCGGCTGCAAAGTTCACGTTCTTTAAGCATTTTCAGTATCTCGTAATTAACAGGCAGGAAATTAACATCGCGCATACTTTTAAGATCAAACCAGTCAAATTTCTGATTCTCAAGTGATGCAACATTGCCCGTAAACTCCCAGACATCAAAAAAATTTAGGTGGACAGTATATTCAGGATACTCAACAACTCTGTCCATCCAAAAATCATATTTCACAGGGGTAACACCAAGCTCTTCCTGCAATTCACGGATAAGTGCGTCCGGCAAAGATTCACCAGATTCAACCTTCCCGCCGGGAAACTCCCACCATCCAGCGTAATCTTTACCCGCTGGACGTTCAGCCGAAAGAAACAATCCATCTTTCCAGATAATTCCGGCAACAACACATATGGGGGTTAACTCAACCAAAATAAAGCCTTATGCTGTTTTAGCCCATTAAAAAAACTAATCATCTTCCAGAAGCTGCTTCTTCCGTTCTTCCAGTTCGGCTATTTCTTCTTCAAGCACGGCCATTTTTTCCATCAGTTCATCAGCCCATGCGCTTGTCTCAGTATATCTGGAATTTAATTCAACAGCAGCACCTCCGTCGTTATAAAGCTCGGGATCATTAAGCTTTACTTCCATTTCAGCCTGTTCTTCAAGGACCTTTTCAAGACTTTTCTCAAGCTTTTCATACTCGGCAACACGCGGTTTAAGCTCTTTATACAATGAATTACGTATTTCAGCCTGACGTCGCTTATCTTCTTTAGAAAGTTTGCGAGTTGCAGGTTTGTAACTCTCGCCCAGCTCGTCAACCTGCGGCTCACGAGTAATTCCAGCTAACTTCTCTTTACGATATTTATCGTATTCTTTAAACGAAAAAAATGTTTCGATTCCCGAATCAGTCAAGGCCCAGATTTCCTCAGCAACCTCACCAAGCAGATAACGGTCATGCGCTACAAAAAAGAGTGATCCGTCATAATCTTTAAGCGCACGAATTAAACCTTCACGACTTTCAAGATCAAGATGGTTGGTAGGTTCGTCAAGAATAAACAGGTTGGCCCGTGACAAAAACAATGACGCAAGGATGAGCCTGTTTTTCTCACCACCGGACAGTGCTGAAATTCTGCGTTCAAAATATGATTCGCCCAGAAGAAATAAACCTAGAACACTTTTGAGCTGCTCTTCAGTTGTATCAGGATCGCACAGACGGCGAATTTCTGACAATGCAGTAGCTTCATCACGTAGAATATCGCTCTGATGCTGACTGAAATAGGCCAATGAAGTATTCTGGCCGATTTTTGCATAACCGGAATTAGGAGTCAGCTTGCCCATTATAACTTTGAGCAATGTTGACTTACCTGCGCCGTTGGGAGCTGCAAGAGCAACTTTTTTACCGCGAAACAACTGAAAATTAAGATCTGGCCACATGGACGGAGGCTTACCATCATAGGAAAATTTCAGATCAACCACGCTGATTGCAGCTTTATCACCACGTTTGGTGGGAGGCAGGCGGAAACTGAGAGTTCTACCTGAACGATTGAGGCTGGTCTCTTCCTTAATCTTGGACAGTTCTTTTTCCAGCTTGCCCACCTTCTTCATTTTGGACTGAGCCTGAGCAGCTTTGCGAGCTTTAGCCCTGAAACGCCGGATATAGTCATTTTCAGCTTCAATACGAGCTGAAAGCTTTGCTGCTTCACGGCTGCGCTGTATGGCATTTTCAGCCTGCCATTCAAGAAATTCAGTAAACGAACCACGACGCATGGATGGACGGCCCGCCCCCAGAAAGAGAACATGAGTTCCGACCTTATCCAGAAAAATACGGTCATGAGCTACATAAATTACCGCCCCGCGAAAAGCCAGCAGGTAATTTTCAAGCCACTCTACAGCTTCAAGATCAAGGTGGTTGGTAGGTTCATCAAGCAGCAGCAGATCTGCTCCCTGCAAAAGCACGCGCCCCAGCTTGGCACGTTCACGCCAACCGCCGGACAGTTCTTTAATTTTACTGAGCATATCGTGCTCGGAAAAACCAAGTCCGGTAAGAATTGTTCTGGCTTTGTGCTCGGGATTGTATCCGAACTGATGTTCAAGCTCGGCCTGCTTTTCAGAAAGCCTGGTCATGAGAGCCTGATCATTGCTCTGTCCGGCCTCCTCCCACTGTTCCCAAAGAGTATTCCACGACGGAAGCGCAGATAGAACCCAGCTCAGTAAAGAGTGCTCAAGGATTTCTCCGGTAAGCTCCTGCGCCACGTAACCTATACGTGCTCCTTTGGAGATAGAGAGAACACCGGCGTCCGGTTCAATGATTCCGGCGACGAGCTTAAGCAGGGTGGATTTACCGCAGCCGTTAGGTCCGGCAACGGCAAGACGCATTCCCGCGATTACTTCGAACGAAAGATCGGAAAAAAGATCTTCTCCGTTGTATGATTTTTCAAGGGACGTAATAGTAACTCTTGGCATTAAAAACTCCAAACTGCGGAAGCTGTAGGCGCTGCTCCCGAAAGGGCAAAATATTCAATGAAATTTGATATATGAAAAATTCAGGCTGCGCATAAAGGCAGCAAGTGACATATGCGAAGTAAGCCAATCAAAGTATAGGTAAGAAGCGCAGAAAGCAAGGGAAATAGGATGATTTAGAATTTCGCATCAAAATTCACAGTACGGATGTTCACATAAGACCTTTGACAAAACAACAGCATAATGATAAACAAATTATAAATTAGACTAATATTTATATTACATTAAAACCAATTAAATATATAATCTATTAATTAATTTATATGTATGTCTCACCCAGGACAGACCGCAATGAAACTAACAAAATCACAAGACACACTACAAGATACAATAGTAAATATACATAAGCATAAAACTTATATAAGCACCATTACATTAACATGCGCATAAAATGTAGAGAGAAATATAATTCAATGAAATACATAAATCACCCTTCCAAATGTAAGAATATTAAGTTCTCAACCTATCTCATTACTCTCTTTATTCTGCTATTATCTTCTGCCATAGCGCAAGCCGCCCCGGGAGACAAGAAATGGGCATTTGCAACAGGAGATACCATTGCCACTTGTCCGGCTATCGGATACGATGGCACAATTTATGTAGGATCATATGACGGCAAACTATATGCGCTGAACACTGACGGAACTAAGAAATGGGCATTTAGCACAGACGACTTCCTCCATTCTTCACCAGTTATCGGCTGTGACGGAACCATCTATGTAGGATCACTTGATAAAAAACTATATGCAATTAACCCGGATGGGACTCAAAAATGGGCATTTACTACAGGTGATATGATATATTGCACACCGGCTATAGATTGCAACGGAACCATTTATATTGGATCACACGACAATAATTTATACGCAATAAATCCGGACGGAACTCAGAAATGGGCATTTACTGCAACTGGCTCCATAATGGGATCTCCCGCTATCAGCCATGATGGAACCTTCTACTTTGGATCACACGACTCCAATATATACGCTTTAAATCCGAATGGAACTCAAAAGTGGGCCTATACTACAGGTGGAATGGTGCGCTCTTCACCAGCTATAGGTAGTGACGGAACTATTTATGCAGGGTCGGCTGACAAAAATTTGTATGCACTGAATACTGATGGGACCCTGAAATGGAAATTTACTACAGGTGACGATGTACGCTCCTCACCCGCCATCGCCTGTGATGGGACTATTTATGTAGGGTCGGATGACAACAATTTGTATGCACTGAATACTGATGGAACCCTGAAATGGAAATTTACTACAGGTGACGATGTACGCTCCTCACCCGCCATAGGCAAAGACGGAACTATCTATATTGGATCATTCGATAAAAGACTGTATGCCTTGAACCCCGATGGCAGCCAGAAATGGGCATTTAGAGCATCAGGTTTTATTGGAAGTTCCTCTCCCACAATCGATAGCGATGGAACTGTTTATGTTGGATCATCGGATAACAACCTCTATGCCTTAGAGGGAGACTCAGGGGGGCTGGCATGTTCTCCCTGGCCTAAATTCCACCAGAACACTAAAAATTCGGGAAGATATATCGGATATGGAGTTGCAAGCAGCTTGACCCAGGACACAGGAATTATAGTCGGAGTTTCAAACTGCTGCGAAAAAGCAATTACTCTAACAGAACTGAAAAAAAAATATTCCTTTACAGGCTATGCCAACAGTTACACAGTTAGATCCTTCAATGCCACCATTAACATTAGCGGCGGACACGGAACATTTGTATTAAATTCAACTAAAATTCCTAGCGGTAGGGTCTCTGATTTTCAGCTCATAAAATTCTACGATTCAAAAGGGATCTCCAGACAGTCTGCCTCCTACGCAGCATCCGGACCGGAGTACAGTGTTGATGGAAGCTGGTGGATTACCGACTCCAACGGAATTCATATGGCTCCAAATGATACCACCACTCCTGGCTCTGAATACTTTATATACTTCGTAGTTAAAGATAATGGCATATACGATGAAAATGACACATTAGGTGTGATAACCGACCCGGTTGCGGTAAGTATCTCTTCCTGCACCGGCTGCACCCTTAATCCCAATGCAGATTTTTTCATTGAATGGCTGTTTATGGGGCTTGTCGTTGTAACTCTGATGCTTAGAAAATATTTCAAGCAAAGAGGTTAAATACAACTGAATATACCTACCACAAAAGCCCCGCCTTAAACTCAAGGCGGGGCTTTTATAGTACAAAACTATACTGATTTATTTTACATCGAATCTACTTTTTTGAAGAAGCAATAAAACTCATCGCTTTCCTTGCAAACATCCTCTGTTGCCCAGTGTGTCAGGGCTATTTCTCCACAGATGGCTGCCAACCGGGTTAAAAGGCATGCAGCTTTCCGCATACACTGCAGCTACTTCCCGTTGACTATAAACTCATACGGAATAATTTTTTGACCAAAGTCCGGCAAAAAGCTATCTGGGCTTCATGAACACATGGTACGTATATCTGCTCAGATGCAAAGATAATTCACTGTACTGCGGAGTAACGACTGATCCGGCACGCAGACTTGAAGAACACAATAGCGGAACAGGCGCAAAATATACCCGCGCAAGGCTTCCGGTCACAATGGAAACATTTGAAAAATTCCCTGACAAACGCTCTGCCTATCGGGCTGAATATGCGGTAAAACAAAAACGTGCTGCTCAGAAAATTAATTTCCTGAAGGAACTGGCAGCTCAGGAAAACAATCTAGATTAACTAATCTTCAAACTTTTTCAAAGCCTTACACAAATCCTGCTTCTGCAATTCAGATGAATATGCCTGTGAAACAGTCCTGCCGTTCCTTTTCAGTTCAGCGCAAACTTCGGCATCCAGCGCTTTGTGCAAAGCTGTTACCAGATCAGCAGTTGATTGCGGGTCAAAAT from the Maridesulfovibrio zosterae DSM 11974 genome contains:
- a CDS encoding GIY-YIG nuclease family protein — protein: MNTWYVYLLRCKDNSLYCGVTTDPARRLEEHNSGTGAKYTRARLPVTMETFEKFPDKRSAYRAEYAVKQKRAAQKINFLKELAAQENNLD
- a CDS encoding (deoxy)nucleoside triphosphate pyrophosphohydrolase, with the translated sequence MVELTPICVVAGIIWKDGLFLSAERPAGKDYAGWWEFPGGKVESGESLPDALIRELQEELGVTPVKYDFWMDRVVEYPEYTVHLNFFDVWEFTGNVASLENQKFDWFDLKSMRDVNFLPVNYEILKMLKERELCSR
- a CDS encoding ABC-F family ATP-binding cassette domain-containing protein → MPRVTITSLEKSYNGEDLFSDLSFEVIAGMRLAVAGPNGCGKSTLLKLVAGIIEPDAGVLSISKGARIGYVAQELTGEILEHSLLSWVLSALPSWNTLWEQWEEAGQSNDQALMTRLSEKQAELEHQFGYNPEHKARTILTGLGFSEHDMLSKIKELSGGWRERAKLGRVLLQGADLLLLDEPTNHLDLEAVEWLENYLLAFRGAVIYVAHDRIFLDKVGTHVLFLGAGRPSMRRGSFTEFLEWQAENAIQRSREAAKLSARIEAENDYIRRFRAKARKAAQAQSKMKKVGKLEKELSKIKEETSLNRSGRTLSFRLPPTKRGDKAAISVVDLKFSYDGKPPSMWPDLNFQLFRGKKVALAAPNGAGKSTLLKVIMGKLTPNSGYAKIGQNTSLAYFSQHQSDILRDEATALSEIRRLCDPDTTEEQLKSVLGLFLLGESYFERRISALSGGEKNRLILASLFLSRANLFILDEPTNHLDLESREGLIRALKDYDGSLFFVAHDRYLLGEVAEEIWALTDSGIETFFSFKEYDKYRKEKLAGITREPQVDELGESYKPATRKLSKEDKRRQAEIRNSLYKELKPRVAEYEKLEKSLEKVLEEQAEMEVKLNDPELYNDGGAAVELNSRYTETSAWADELMEKMAVLEEEIAELEERKKQLLEDD
- a CDS encoding PQQ-binding-like beta-propeller repeat protein translates to MKYINHPSKCKNIKFSTYLITLFILLLSSAIAQAAPGDKKWAFATGDTIATCPAIGYDGTIYVGSYDGKLYALNTDGTKKWAFSTDDFLHSSPVIGCDGTIYVGSLDKKLYAINPDGTQKWAFTTGDMIYCTPAIDCNGTIYIGSHDNNLYAINPDGTQKWAFTATGSIMGSPAISHDGTFYFGSHDSNIYALNPNGTQKWAYTTGGMVRSSPAIGSDGTIYAGSADKNLYALNTDGTLKWKFTTGDDVRSSPAIACDGTIYVGSDDNNLYALNTDGTLKWKFTTGDDVRSSPAIGKDGTIYIGSFDKRLYALNPDGSQKWAFRASGFIGSSSPTIDSDGTVYVGSSDNNLYALEGDSGGLACSPWPKFHQNTKNSGRYIGYGVASSLTQDTGIIVGVSNCCEKAITLTELKKKYSFTGYANSYTVRSFNATINISGGHGTFVLNSTKIPSGRVSDFQLIKFYDSKGISRQSASYAASGPEYSVDGSWWITDSNGIHMAPNDTTTPGSEYFIYFVVKDNGIYDENDTLGVITDPVAVSISSCTGCTLNPNADFFIEWLFMGLVVVTLMLRKYFKQRG